In Gadus chalcogrammus isolate NIFS_2021 chromosome 13, NIFS_Gcha_1.0, whole genome shotgun sequence, a single genomic region encodes these proteins:
- the LOC130401914 gene encoding dual specificity calcium/calmodulin-dependent 3',5'-cyclic nucleotide phosphodiesterase 1B-like, translating to MAELVRIRKKRLQIPISRLRGMLKQLEEKDVDYDEIKKNLALTASLLEAAYLDGTRQSLDSEDDLQQLHSDGVPSEVTDWLASTFTQRTRLPGRRSDEKPKFRSIVHAVQAGIFVERMFKRAYTAAMPDQHPAVVTCLRDVDRWNFDVFALNSASCDHSLQTLLFELVVRYELNSRFKIPISCLTEFLTSLERGYCENNNPYHSHVHAADVTQTLHCLLLRTGLVHWLSELEVMACLFAAAIHDYEHTGTTNNFHIHTKSEYALIYNDRSVQESHHLSAAFRLLQDDRMNIFVNLTREEWMELRSLVIEMVLSTDMTSHLLQVKDMKSCLQQQERINKPKALSLLLHTADISHPSKPWALHSRWTKALMEEFFRQGDREAELGLPFSPLCDRNTTLVADSQIGFIDFIVDPTFCLLSDMAERIVIPLVDENPPDPRSRHSNIWKESSRGLEWSRAHVTSELVSFRTTWSRLTEENKLKWKESGSNGFPDSSMTREEKTGDGRQSAESLRAPTHDTDQ from the exons ATGGCTGAGTTGGTACGAATCCGTAAAAAACGTCTGCAGATTCCTATATCTAG GCTACGGGGCATGCTGAAGCAACTGGAGGAGAAAGATGTAGACTACGATGAGATAAAGAAGAATTTAGCCCTCACGGCATCACTGCTAGAAGCTGCCTACCTCGATGGAACTAG ACAATCATTAGACTCGGAGGACGACCTCCAGCAGCTGCACTCGGACGGCGTGCCCTCGGAGGTCACCGATTGGCTGGCCTCCACCTTCACTCAGAGAACCAGACTTCCTGGCCGCCGCTCGGACGAGAAGCCCAAGTTCCGCAGCATTGTCCACGCAGTGCAGGCCGGGATATTTGTGGAAAG GATGTTCAAGCGGGCCTACACGGCCGCCATGCCGGACCAGCACCCAGCCGTGGTCACCTGTCTGAGG GATGTCGACCGCTGGAACTTTGACGTGTTTGCGCTGAACTCGGCCAGCTGTGACCACTCTCTACAGACCCTGCTGTTCGAGTTGGTGGTCCGATATGAGCTCAACAGCCGCTTCAAG ATCCCCATTTCCTGCCTGACGGAGTTCCTGACCTCGCTTGAGAGGGGCTACTGTGAGAACAACAACCCTTACCACAGTCACGTTCACGCCGCCGACGTCACCCAGACGCTGCACTGCCTGCTCCTGCGCACCGGCCTCGTG CACTGGCTGTCTGAGCTGGAGGTGATGGCCTGCCTGTTCGCCGCTGCCATTCACGACTACGAACACACGGGCACCACCAACAACTTCCACATCCACACCAA GTCAGAGTACGCCCTGATCTACAACGACCGCTCGGTGCAGGAGAGCCACCACCTCAGCGCAGCGTTCAGGCTCCTGCAGGACGACCGCATGAACATCTTCGTGAACCTGACGCGGGAGGAGTGGAT GGAGCTCCGGTCACTGGTGATAGAGATGGTCTTGTCAACAGATATGACCTCTCACCTCCTTCAAGTGAAAGACATGAAATCTTGTCTACAACAACAGGAACG AATCAACAAGCCCAAAGCGCTGTCCCTGTTGCTGCACACGGCTGACATCAGTCACCCCTCCAAGCCCTGGGCTCTGCACTCTCGCTGGACGAAAGCTCTCATGGAGGAGTTCTTCAGGCAG GGCGATAGAGAGGCAGAGCTGGGCCTGCCCTTCTCTCCACTGTGTGACCGAAACACCACCCTCGTAGCCGACTCCCAGATCG GGTTCATAGACTTCATCGTGGATCCCACATTCTGCCTGCTGTCAGACATGGCTGAGAGAATCGTCATTCCCTTGGTGGATGAGAACCCTCCGGACCCACGCAGCAGACACAG TAACATCTGGAAGGAGAGCTCCAGAGGCCTGGAGTGGAGCCGGGCCCACGTCACCTCTGAGCTGGTCAGCTTCCGCACCACCTGGTCCCGGCTCACAGAGGAGAACAAGCTCAAGTGGAAGGAGAGCGGCTCCAACG GATTCCCCGACTCCAGCATGACGAGAGAGGAGAAAACCGGAGATGGGAGGCAATCAGCAGAGAGCCTGCGAGCGCCCACTCATGACACGGACCAGTAG